One Dokdonia sp. Dokd-P16 genomic window carries:
- a CDS encoding methylmalonyl-CoA mutase subunit beta has translation MKTNLFSEFDAVSAKAFKQKIQFDLKGADYNETLVWQSLEGIHVKPFYHSDEIKETVAVQSPQKWFIGEKIFIVDAAKSAQTANKAIDNGAEAIYFQAETLFDLELLFEGLKHKEVPLYFELSFLDEDFYKRFHAFAKAYHITTKLDIINHLALDGNWYHNLQKDHDIVSSLLQGEESKLTVDTTLYQNAGATMVQQLAYGIAHLTEYLNHCEKEKLSINIVTFEVAVGTNYFFEIAKLRALRKLAGVVLSAFNYTDATINIIAHPSRRNKTIYDYNINMLRTTTECMSAVLGGADWVVNMPYDALYHKTNNFGQRISRNQLIVLKEESYFDVVQNPADGSYYVEELTTQLAEKALALYKDIETQGGFLRQLKEGTIQRKIKESAAKEQAKFDEGELILLGTNKHPNPKDVMKDELEIYPFVKINPRKTLLEPIIAKRLAESLEQERIKAEK, from the coding sequence ATGAAGACTAATTTATTTTCAGAGTTTGACGCAGTTTCGGCAAAGGCTTTCAAGCAAAAAATACAGTTTGACCTCAAGGGTGCAGACTACAATGAGACGCTTGTCTGGCAAAGTCTAGAAGGAATACATGTAAAGCCTTTTTATCACAGTGATGAAATAAAAGAGACAGTAGCTGTTCAATCTCCACAAAAATGGTTTATAGGAGAGAAAATATTTATAGTAGACGCGGCTAAGTCTGCACAAACGGCAAATAAAGCTATTGACAACGGAGCAGAGGCTATCTACTTTCAGGCAGAAACTTTGTTTGATCTTGAGCTGTTATTTGAAGGTTTAAAGCACAAAGAAGTCCCTCTTTATTTTGAGCTCAGTTTTCTTGATGAAGATTTTTATAAACGTTTTCACGCTTTCGCGAAAGCGTATCATATCACCACAAAGCTTGATATCATTAATCATCTTGCACTTGATGGTAACTGGTATCACAACTTGCAAAAGGATCACGATATAGTGAGTAGTTTGCTACAGGGAGAAGAAAGTAAACTTACTGTAGACACCACCTTATATCAAAATGCTGGTGCCACGATGGTGCAGCAATTGGCTTACGGTATCGCTCATCTTACCGAATATTTAAATCATTGTGAGAAAGAGAAGCTTAGTATAAATATTGTCACTTTTGAAGTCGCGGTAGGAACTAACTACTTTTTTGAAATTGCAAAGCTAAGGGCGCTCAGAAAGCTTGCCGGTGTAGTATTATCTGCATTTAATTATACGGATGCAACTATTAACATTATAGCGCACCCATCAAGACGCAATAAAACAATTTACGATTATAATATAAACATGCTGCGCACCACGACAGAGTGTATGAGTGCTGTGCTAGGTGGCGCAGACTGGGTGGTAAATATGCCGTATGATGCATTGTATCACAAGACTAATAACTTTGGACAGCGCATTTCTCGTAACCAGCTCATTGTTCTCAAAGAGGAAAGCTATTTTGACGTGGTTCAAAACCCAGCAGATGGTTCTTATTATGTTGAAGAACTTACCACACAACTTGCAGAAAAGGCACTAGCGCTTTATAAAGATATAGAGACGCAAGGAGGGTTTTTGAGACAGCTTAAAGAAGGAACCATACAACGAAAGATAAAAGAAAGTGCTGCAAAGGAGCAGGCTAAGTTTGATGAAGGAGAGTTGATTCTTTTGGGGACAAATAAGCATCCTAATCCAAAAGATGTAATGAAAGATGAGCTAGAGATTTACCCATTTGTAAAAATCAACCCGCGTAAAACATTGCTGGAGCCTATAATTGCAAAACGCCTAGCTGAGTCATTAGAACAAGAACGTATTAAAGCAGAAAAGTAG
- the scpA gene encoding methylmalonyl-CoA mutase, giving the protein MSRRNIQHITLSSQEENLSSIAEVKTTTTAEKIDVKSRYTKDDIKGLKHLDFIAGVAPNLRGPYSTMYVRRPWTIRQYAGFSTAEDSNAFYRRNLAAGQKGLSVAFDLATHRGYDSDHERVVGDVGKAGVAIDSVEDMKILFDQIPLDKMSVSMTMNGAVLPIMAFYIVAAQEQGVDPALLSGTIQNDILKEFMVRNTYIYPPTPSMRIISDIFEYTAANMPKFNSISISGYHMQEAGATCDIELAYTLADGLEYIKTGLAAGMDIDSFAPRLSFFWAIGMNHFMEVAKMRAARMLWAKIVKQFNPKNPKSLALRTHCQTSGWSLTEQDPFNNVARTTIEAAAAAFGGTQSLHTNALDEAIALPTDFSARIARNTQIFLQQETHITKTVDPWAGSYYVESLTDDIAQRAWELIEEVEELGGMTKAIEAGIPKLRIEEAAARKQARIDSAQDIIVGVNKYRPTEDEHLDILDVDNTKVREGQLKRLADIRATRNTEKVKNALEALSEAARTGNDNLLALAVTAAQERATLGEISDALEDVYGRHKAQIQSFSGVYSKEMKQDPAFAKAQQLANQFAEQDGRRPRIMVAKMGQDGHDRGAKVVATGYADIGFDVDIGPLFQTPKEAAKQAVENDVHILGVSSLAAGHKTLVPQVIEELKSLGRPDIMVIVGGVIPQQDYQFLFDAGAAAVFGPGTKISEAAIGLLEIMMN; this is encoded by the coding sequence ATGAGTAGAAGAAATATTCAACATATTACGCTTTCTTCCCAAGAAGAAAATTTATCTTCAATAGCAGAAGTTAAGACTACAACTACTGCAGAGAAGATTGATGTAAAGTCTCGTTATACAAAGGACGATATAAAAGGATTAAAGCATCTTGATTTTATCGCAGGTGTCGCTCCTAATTTACGAGGTCCTTACAGCACTATGTATGTAAGACGACCTTGGACGATACGTCAGTACGCAGGTTTCTCAACAGCCGAAGACAGTAATGCGTTTTATAGAAGAAATCTAGCTGCAGGCCAAAAAGGGCTTTCGGTTGCATTTGATCTTGCTACGCATCGTGGCTATGATAGTGATCATGAGCGTGTGGTGGGAGATGTAGGTAAGGCTGGTGTTGCTATAGATTCTGTGGAGGATATGAAAATTCTATTTGATCAGATTCCATTAGATAAGATGTCTGTGTCCATGACTATGAACGGTGCCGTGTTACCTATTATGGCATTTTACATTGTAGCAGCACAAGAGCAAGGAGTAGATCCAGCATTACTTTCTGGAACCATACAAAACGATATTTTGAAAGAGTTTATGGTGCGTAATACGTACATATATCCACCTACTCCTTCTATGAGGATTATCTCAGATATATTTGAATATACGGCTGCAAATATGCCTAAATTTAATAGTATATCTATCTCAGGATATCACATGCAAGAAGCCGGCGCTACTTGTGATATAGAACTTGCTTACACACTTGCAGATGGTCTAGAGTATATTAAAACCGGTCTCGCTGCGGGGATGGATATTGACAGCTTTGCTCCAAGATTATCTTTTTTCTGGGCAATAGGGATGAATCACTTTATGGAAGTTGCCAAAATGCGTGCAGCACGTATGCTTTGGGCAAAAATTGTAAAGCAATTTAATCCTAAAAACCCCAAGTCATTAGCGCTCAGAACGCACTGCCAGACAAGTGGGTGGAGCCTTACTGAGCAAGATCCTTTTAATAATGTAGCACGTACTACCATTGAAGCTGCTGCGGCTGCCTTTGGAGGTACACAGAGTTTGCACACAAATGCTTTAGATGAGGCTATTGCCTTACCTACAGACTTTTCTGCGCGTATTGCTAGAAACACACAGATATTCTTACAACAAGAAACTCATATTACAAAAACAGTAGATCCTTGGGCTGGTAGTTATTATGTAGAATCACTTACAGATGATATTGCTCAAAGGGCTTGGGAGCTTATTGAAGAGGTTGAGGAGCTAGGCGGAATGACTAAAGCGATTGAAGCTGGGATTCCTAAGCTGCGTATTGAAGAGGCTGCTGCTAGGAAACAGGCTCGCATAGATAGCGCACAAGATATCATTGTAGGAGTAAATAAATACAGACCTACAGAAGATGAGCACCTAGATATTCTTGACGTAGATAATACAAAAGTAAGAGAAGGGCAGCTCAAACGTCTAGCCGATATTAGAGCTACACGAAACACAGAAAAGGTAAAAAATGCCCTAGAAGCACTTTCGGAAGCGGCTCGTACGGGTAATGATAATTTACTCGCGCTGGCGGTTACTGCTGCACAAGAGCGAGCAACTTTAGGTGAGATTTCAGATGCGCTAGAAGATGTTTATGGAAGGCACAAAGCACAAATCCAATCCTTTAGTGGAGTTTATAGTAAAGAGATGAAACAAGATCCCGCTTTCGCGAAAGCGCAACAACTCGCAAACCAGTTTGCCGAACAAGATGGCCGCCGTCCAAGAATTATGGTTGCCAAAATGGGGCAAGACGGTCACGACCGGGGCGCGAAAGTAGTAGCAACTGGATATGCAGATATAGGGTTTGATGTGGATATAGGTCCGTTATTTCAAACACCTAAAGAAGCAGCAAAACAAGCGGTAGAAAATGATGTTCATATTCTGGGAGTGTCATCCCTTGCTGCAGGTCACAAAACATTAGTACCTCAAGTAATTGAAGAATTAAAGTCGTTAGGTAGGCCTGATATTATGGTGATTGTGGGTGGGGTGATTCCTCAACAAGATTACCAATTCCTGTTTGATGCTGGTGCTGCAGCAGTTTTTGGACCTGGAACAAAAATTAGCGAGGCTGCAATAGGCCTTCTAGAAATCATGATGAACTAA
- a CDS encoding YciI-like protein, whose product MKHYLLIYQYVEDYLEKRTPYRSDHFTLAKEAVAAGYLLLGGATENPADQGILIFKVSDKSIIEDFVSRDSYVQNGIVSSWEIKEWNVVVGSMLEV is encoded by the coding sequence ATGAAGCATTACCTTCTCATATATCAATACGTTGAGGACTATTTGGAGAAAAGAACGCCTTATCGTTCAGACCATTTTACACTAGCAAAAGAAGCAGTTGCTGCTGGCTATTTATTACTAGGTGGCGCTACAGAAAACCCAGCAGACCAAGGAATCTTAATTTTTAAAGTGTCTGATAAAAGTATCATAGAAGACTTTGTATCTCGAGACTCATATGTGCAAAACGGCATCGTTTCTTCTTGGGAAATTAAAGAATGGAATGTGGTCGTGGGAAGTATGTTAGAGGTATAA